One part of the candidate division TA06 bacterium B3_TA06 genome encodes these proteins:
- a CDS encoding fumarate hydratase has product MPERKRITTPLTKEVVAELRAGDGVLISGILYTARDAAHKRLVELIEKGEKLPFDLEGQIIYYVGPAPAPPGYPIGSAGPTTSYRMDPYAPILIEYGLRGMIGKGQHSQPVLEAMKKFGAVYFAAVGGAAALIARSIKKAEVIAYPELGAEAIRRLEVEDFPCIVANDMHGGNLFIEGPREYRQKSQKP; this is encoded by the coding sequence ATGCCGGAACGCAAGAGGATAACCACACCGCTGACTAAAGAAGTAGTCGCTGAGCTTCGTGCTGGCGATGGGGTGCTTATCTCAGGTATACTCTACACAGCGCGCGACGCCGCACACAAGCGTCTGGTGGAGTTGATCGAGAAAGGTGAGAAGTTACCATTTGACCTGGAAGGTCAGATCATCTACTACGTCGGCCCTGCACCCGCACCTCCTGGCTATCCCATAGGTTCGGCAGGCCCGACCACGAGTTACAGGATGGACCCCTACGCCCCGATTCTTATAGAGTATGGTCTGCGCGGTATGATCGGTAAGGGACAGCACTCGCAGCCGGTGCTGGAGGCGATGAAAAAGTTTGGTGCTGTCTACTTCGCCGCAGTGGGCGGAGCAGCGGCCTTAATCGCTCGTTCCATAAAGAAGGCCGAGGTCATCGCCTACCCAGAACTGGGTGCTGAGGCGATAAGACGCCTCGAAGTGGAAGACTTCCCATGCATCGTTGCAAACGATATGCACGGCGGCAACCTCTTCATTGAGGGGCCCCGAGAGTACCGTCAAAAAAGCCAAAAGCCCTAG